In a single window of the bacterium genome:
- a CDS encoding succinate dehydrogenase iron-sulfur subunit has protein sequence MSEAPSKVTFEVLRYTPGADAKPRMQSYEVPAPKGLTVLDGLLWIKENLDPTLSWRSSCRMGVCGSCAMFINGLPRLACANQVAHLGGAKVVVKPLPNYAIIRDLVPDLEPFFAKHAAIKPYLIRKQVEELEHPTGEYFQSQEELINYIQFAYCIKCGACLAACPTVATDESYLGPQALAQAWRYIADSRDEGAAARSQEVFSGHGAFRCHFAGACSQVCPKGVDPAFAIQLMKQYMFRQKLGACKEQHGTAVAPPVENWTPREGVPKAPEHSV, from the coding sequence ATGAGCGAAGCCCCCAGCAAAGTGACCTTTGAAGTGCTGCGTTACACCCCCGGCGCGGACGCCAAGCCGCGGATGCAGAGCTACGAAGTGCCGGCGCCCAAGGGACTGACCGTCCTCGACGGTCTGCTCTGGATCAAGGAGAATCTCGACCCGACTCTGAGCTGGCGTTCGTCCTGCCGCATGGGGGTGTGCGGCTCGTGTGCGATGTTCATCAACGGCCTGCCGCGGTTGGCCTGCGCCAATCAGGTCGCCCACCTCGGCGGCGCCAAGGTCGTGGTCAAGCCGCTGCCCAACTATGCGATCATCCGCGATCTCGTGCCGGATCTCGAGCCCTTCTTCGCCAAACACGCGGCGATCAAGCCCTACCTGATCCGCAAGCAGGTCGAGGAACTCGAACATCCGACCGGCGAGTATTTCCAGAGCCAGGAGGAATTGATCAATTATATCCAGTTCGCCTATTGCATCAAGTGCGGCGCCTGCCTGGCCGCCTGTCCGACCGTGGCGACCGACGAGTCCTATCTCGGCCCGCAGGCGCTGGCGCAGGCTTGGCGCTATATCGCCGACAGCCGCGACGAGGGGGCGGCCGCACGCTCGCAGGAGGTCTTTTCCGGCCATGGCGCCTTCCGCTGCCATTTCGCCGGTGCCTGCTCGCAAGTTTGCCCCAAGGGAGTCGATCCGGCTTTTGCCATCCAGCTGATGAAGCAGTACATGTTCCGGCAAAAGCTCGGCGCATGCAAGGAGCAGCATGGCACCGCGGTGGCGCCGCCGGTGGAGAACTGGACGCCGCGCGAGGGCGTTCCGAAGGCCCCGGAGCATTCGGTGTGA
- a CDS encoding succinate dehydrogenase, cytochrome b556 subunit — protein MAERANHYPNKLGLWGWLGGGRYGLERYAYALHRLTGMGILFYFVLHIFVTGSRLGGAQKWAAEMGFFENNLFKFGEYLVYAAFAYHALNGIRLGLTELGFLMGKPTRPLYPYRSAVMRQRPVLIVVMVLAAVLIIAGGVDLFE, from the coding sequence ATGGCAGAACGCGCAAATCACTACCCCAACAAACTCGGCCTCTGGGGCTGGCTCGGCGGCGGGCGCTATGGCTTGGAGCGCTACGCCTATGCCCTGCACCGCCTCACCGGCATGGGAATACTATTCTATTTTGTCCTCCATATTTTCGTCACCGGCTCGCGCCTCGGCGGCGCCCAAAAGTGGGCTGCCGAGATGGGCTTTTTCGAAAACAACCTCTTTAAATTCGGCGAGTACCTCGTCTATGCGGCTTTCGCCTATCACGCCCTCAACGGCATTCGTCTCGGTCTGACCGAGCTGGGTTTCCTCATGGGCAAGCCGACGCGGCCGCTCTATCCCTACCGCAGCGCCGTGATGAGGCAGCGCCCGGTGCTGATCGTGGTCATGGTGCTGGCGGCGGTGCTGATCATCGCCGGCGGCGTGGATCTGTTCGAGTAA